The proteins below come from a single Aegilops tauschii subsp. strangulata cultivar AL8/78 chromosome 6, Aet v6.0, whole genome shotgun sequence genomic window:
- the LOC109754849 gene encoding protein RGF1 INDUCIBLE TRANSCRIPTION FACTOR 1-like, whose product MRFRHEAAVAAEGRTPAWLGPLLGAEFFKLCATHPYLVKNECNHYCLDCTGEDDAICCTQCVSAHRNHHIVQIRKSSYREVIRVAELKAVADVSQVQTYVINYDRVVFLNRRPQAPQYGV is encoded by the exons ATGAGGTTCCGCCatgaggcggcggtggcggcggaggggcgcACCCCCGCATGGCTAGGGCCGCTGCTAGGTGCGGAGTTCTTCAAGTTGTGCGCCACTCACCCCTACCTGGTGAAGAACGAGTGCAACCATTACTGCCTCGACTGTACGGGAGAGGACGACGCCATCTGCTGCACCCAGTGCGTCTCCGCCCATCGCAACCACCACATCGTCCAG ATTCGAAAGTCGTCATACCGCGAAGTGATCCGAGTGGCAGAGTTGAAGGCGGTGGCGGACGTCTCGCAGGTGCAGACGTACGTCATCAACTACGACAGGGTGGTGTTCTTGAACCGGCGGCCACAGGCGCCGCAGTACGGCGTCTAG